The Nostoc sp. 'Lobaria pulmonaria (5183) cyanobiont' genome window below encodes:
- a CDS encoding flavin prenyltransferase UbiX: MSNHTKPLILGVSGASGLIYAVRAIKFLLEAEYSIELVASKSTYMVWQSEQEIRMPSEPTGQEQFWREQAGVALLGKLRCHPWSDVGAGIASGSFATLGMMIIPCSMSTVAKLAVGLSSDLLERAADVQLKEGRKLVIVPRETPFSLIHLRNLTSLAEVGVRVVPAIPAWYHNPQTIEDLVDFVVARALDQLDIDCIPIQRWQGRK; this comes from the coding sequence GTGTCAAATCACACTAAACCTTTAATTTTAGGCGTATCGGGCGCATCTGGTCTGATTTACGCTGTTCGCGCGATCAAATTTTTGCTAGAAGCGGAGTATAGTATTGAGTTGGTTGCCTCTAAATCAACTTACATGGTTTGGCAGTCAGAACAGGAAATTCGGATGCCATCAGAACCAACCGGGCAAGAACAATTCTGGCGAGAGCAAGCTGGTGTTGCACTTTTGGGTAAACTCCGCTGTCATCCTTGGAGCGATGTTGGAGCCGGAATTGCCAGTGGTTCCTTTGCCACTCTGGGGATGATGATTATTCCATGCAGCATGAGTACAGTGGCAAAGCTAGCGGTTGGCTTGAGTTCCGATTTACTAGAACGAGCAGCGGATGTCCAACTCAAAGAAGGGCGAAAGCTAGTTATTGTCCCGCGTGAAACCCCTTTTAGTCTCATCCACCTACGTAACTTAACCTCTTTAGCAGAAGTTGGAGTGAGAGTTGTCCCCGCTATTCCCGCTTGGTATCACAATCCCCAAACCATTGAGGATTTAGTTGATTTTGTAGTTGCCCGTGCTTTAGATCAACTAGATATTGACTGCATCCCAATTCAGCGGTGGCAAGGAAGGAAGTAA